TCCGCCTCCGGGACCCGTCGGTTCGAGGTTGATGACGACATGGCCGTACTGGCCACGTCCTCCCGACTGACGCACGTAACGCCCCTCGACCTTTGTGACACCGCCTTTGATGGTCTCGCGATAGGCGACCTGCGGCCTGCCTACGTTCGCCCCGACCCGGAACTCGCGCACGAGTCGATCGACGAGTACCTCGAGATGCAATTCACCCATCCCGGAGATGATCGTCTGGCCGGTCTCCTCGTCCGATCGGACGAGAAACGTCGGATCCTCGTCCGACAATCGGCGGAGAGCATCACCCAGTTTGTCCTGATCCACTTTCGTCTTCGGTTCGATCGCCACAGAGATCACCGGGGCGGGGAATGTCATCGACTCGAGCTGAATCGGCGAACCTACCGCCGAAAGCGTGTCTCCGGTCGTCGTGCTCTTGAGGCCGACCACGGCCACGATATCTCCGGTGTGGACGGCATCGAGATCTTCACGATGGTTGGCGTGCATGCGCAGCAACCGGCCGAGGCGCTCCTTGCGACCCGACGACGAGTTGATGACCTGGCCGCCCTTCGGCGCCGAGCCTGCGTAAACACGGAAATACGTGAGTTTGCCGACATGGGGATCGCTCATGATCTTGAATGCGAGCGCCGTGAACGGCTCTGCATCGTCGGCGCGCCGAGTGACGACCACTTCCTCGTCGCCCGGCTTGAAACCCTGGATTGGCGGGAGATCCGAGGGACTCGGGAGGTAGGCCACGATCGCGTCGAGCAGTGGCTGAACGCCCTTGTTGCGAAACGCCGACCCGCAGAGCACCGGTGTGAACGTACCGCCGAGCGTGCCTCTGCGAATCGCCGTATGAATCTCGCCGGGCTCGATCGTGACATCTTCGAGATACTTCTCGAGTAGAGAATCATCGACATCGGCGCAAGCCTCGATCATCTTTCCCCGCCACTCGTGAGCGAGTCCAGACAGTTCATCGGGGATCGACACCGTGTCCCATCGCTTGCCGTCATCGCCCTGCCAGATGTGGGCCCGCTCTTCGATGAGGTCGATGACACCCCGGAAATCGCCTTCAGCTCCTATGGGAAGCTGAATCGGAACCGGGTTCGCCTCCAGACGCTCACGGATCGAGGCAACCGACGCAAAGAAATCTGCCCCGATCCTGTCCATCTTGTTGACGAACGAGATGCGGGGAACGGAGTAGCGGTCGGCCTGACGCCACACCGTCTCGGACTGGGGTTCCACTCCTGCAACGGCGTCGAACACGGCGACGGCTCCATCGAGAACCCGCAGGGAACGCTCGACTTCGACGGTGAAGTCGACGTGGCCGGGCGTGTCGATGATATTGATCCAGTGGTCATGCCACCCGGCGGTGGTTGCGGCTGAGGTGATGGTGATCCCGCGCTCTTGCTCCTGTTCCATCCAGTCCATGACGGCGGCGCCTTCGTGGACTTCACCGAGCTTGTACGTCTTGCCCGTGTAGTACAGGATGCGCTCGGTCAAGGTCGTTTTGCCCGCGTCGATGTGTGCCATGATCCCGATGTTTCGGGTCCGGCTCAGCGGGTACTGGCGCAGTCTGGCCAGCGCGTCCCTTGATCCGTTACTCATCTCTTCCTCAGTCGCTATGGGATTGTCAGTAGAAGCGGGTTACCAGCGGTAGTGGGCAAACGCCTTGTTCGACTCGGCCATCTTATGGATGTCTTCCTTGCGCTTGACGGCGGAGCCGGAGTTGTTGGAAGCATCCATGATCTCGTTGGCGAGACGTTCCGTCATCTTTGATTCTTTGCGCTTGCGAGCGAATCCGACGAGCCATCGAATGGCGAGCGAATTCGCCCTGCGTGGTGAAACCTCGACCGGTACCTGGTACGAGGACCCACCCACTCGACGGGAACGGACCTCGACTTGAGGCCGGATGTTGTCGACCGCCCGCTTGAGCACCGTGACCGGATCCTGTCCAGCCCGACGTTCGACGATCTCGAGTGCTCCGTACACGACGGAGCGGGCAACGTTCTTCTTTCCGTCCAGAAGCACCTTGTTGATGACCTGGGAGACGAGCAGATTCCGGAACAC
This genomic interval from Gammaproteobacteria bacterium contains the following:
- the fusA gene encoding elongation factor G — translated: MSNGSRDALARLRQYPLSRTRNIGIMAHIDAGKTTLTERILYYTGKTYKLGEVHEGAAVMDWMEQEQERGITITSAATTAGWHDHWINIIDTPGHVDFTVEVERSLRVLDGAVAVFDAVAGVEPQSETVWRQADRYSVPRISFVNKMDRIGADFFASVASIRERLEANPVPIQLPIGAEGDFRGVIDLIEERAHIWQGDDGKRWDTVSIPDELSGLAHEWRGKMIEACADVDDSLLEKYLEDVTIEPGEIHTAIRRGTLGGTFTPVLCGSAFRNKGVQPLLDAIVAYLPSPSDLPPIQGFKPGDEEVVVTRRADDAEPFTALAFKIMSDPHVGKLTYFRVYAGSAPKGGQVINSSSGRKERLGRLLRMHANHREDLDAVHTGDIVAVVGLKSTTTGDTLSAVGSPIQLESMTFPAPVISVAIEPKTKVDQDKLGDALRRLSDEDPTFLVRSDEETGQTIISGMGELHLEVLVDRLVREFRVGANVGRPQVAYRETIKGGVTKVEGRYVRQSGGRGQYGHVVINLEPTGPGGGYEFVDKIKGGRVPREYIPSVDAGIEEALDQGILAGYPLVDVRATLIDGSYHDVDSSEMAFRIAGSIAFQEAAKRAGVKLLEPVMAVEVVTPENYMGDVIGDLSSRRGKIEEMDQRGNARVVTAQVPLAEMFGYATDLRSRTQGRATYTMQFHSYQDVPEAIAKEIVARVRGE
- the rpsG gene encoding 30S ribosomal protein S7 yields the protein MMRRGPATKRFIEPDPVFRNLLVSQVINKVLLDGKKNVARSVVYGALEIVERRAGQDPVTVLKRAVDNIRPQVEVRSRRVGGSSYQVPVEVSPRRANSLAIRWLVGFARKRKESKMTERLANEIMDASNNSGSAVKRKEDIHKMAESNKAFAHYRW